In Tamandua tetradactyla isolate mTamTet1 chromosome 7, mTamTet1.pri, whole genome shotgun sequence, the following are encoded in one genomic region:
- the LOC143690479 gene encoding antigen WC1.1-like, translating into MTVNGHCFLQGLVFLLFVVLVDGEGNQTQVVPVCNPAGLAASEEKSRQLRLVGGDGRCAGRVEALHQGSWGTICGYSWDLRDAHVVCRQLGCGEAVSAPVAAHFGEGSGSVLLNSLSCTGKESHIWKCPSAGWGWSNCGHAGDAGVICSGFVRLVGGNGPCSGRVEVHSGGGWTPVPHREFTLPTAHVICAELQCGKATSVQGDMSFRDTDGQVWAEGFQCQGQEQQLSFCPRTSCPEGTCHHGGAVQIVCSEYTEVRLMKNGTSQCEGQVEMNISGAWRALCATHWNMANANVVCRQLGCGVANSISEGTYFVEGDDPVWKHRFHCSGAESFLWNCPLTALGMPNCAHGNTASVICSGKQTQLVPMCNDSAPDPAGSAAWEESAANCPESSKLRLVGGDGRCAGRVEVFHRGSWGTICDDEWGLSDAHVVCRQLDCGEAVSALDSARFGAGSGPIWLDELNCTGKESHVWKCPSQGWGQHDCRHKEDAGVICSEFLALRLVSDKDCAGWLEVFYNGTWGSVCRSPMESTTLAVICRQLGCGESGDLNVSVSIRTASQPHWVDGIRCRKSDTTLWQCVSDAWDNNSCSLKEAAYIVCSDEEKLRLRGGDSACSGRVEVWHSGTWGTVCDDAWSLTEAQVVCRQLGCGPALEALREAAFGPGNGSIWLDDLQCGGWEASLWACDAAPWGWSDCKHEEDAGVRCAGKKTGFTTNPREPGSDSVPVPGIFSLPGILCLILGALLLLVLIILVTQLHRWRAERRALSNYEDAVSETLYQEIDYVIKPQKEDPLDSAGNLSGDSVTKLSYYTGNNEEDENPISTPEPPAQRVSTTGNGYDDVEELPVPEIPPACRMSGKYSFSEERDGARYSQTNASLRSPNEAANPRMEGRGFSLVLGQGEDPGYDDVELSTI; encoded by the exons GAAACCAGACCCAGGTAGTGCCCGTGTGCAACCCCGCGGGCTTAGCGGCCTCGGAGGAGA AGAGCAGACAGCTCCGCCTGGTGGGCGGGGACGGTCGCTGCGCCGGGAGAGTGGAGGCCCTTCACCAAGGCTCCTGGGGCACCATCTGTGGCTACAGCTGGGACCTGAGAGATGCCCACGTGGTGTGCAGACAGCTGGGCTGTGGAGAGGCCGTCAGTGCCCCCGTCGCTGCTCACTTTGGAGAGGGATCGGGGTCCGTCTTGCTGAATAGCCTGAGCTGCACCGGAAAGGAGTCCCACATTTGGAAGTGCCCTTCTGCGGGCTGGGGGTGGAGCAACTGCGGACATGCGGGGGATGCGGGGGTTATCTGCTCAG GATTTGTGCGTCTGGTTGGAGGGAATGGACCCTGTTCAGGGCGAGTAGAAGTGCACTCTGGAGGAGGCTGGACTCCAGTGCCTCATAGGGAATTCACATTGCCCACTGCCCATGTCATCTGTGCAGAGTTACAGTGTGGCAAGGCTACATCTGTACAGGGGGACATGTCCTTCAGAGACACTGACGGTCAGGTCTGGGCTGAAGGATTCCAATGTCAGGGGCAGGAGCAGCAGCTCTCATTCTGCCCCAGAACATCCTGCCCTGAGGGCACGTGTCACCACGGCGGAGCTGTTCAGATTGTCTGCTCAG AGTACACAGAAGTGCGGCTCATGAAAAATGGTACCTCTCAGTGTGAGGGACAAGTGGAGATGAATATTTCTGGAGCCTGGAGAGCACTCTGTGCCACCCACTGGAATATGGCCAATGCCAATGTTGTTTGCCGTCAGCTCGGCTGTGGAGTCGCCAACTCGATCTCAGAAGGAACATACTTTGTGGAGGGAGATGATCCGGTTTGGAAACACCGATTTCACTGCTCAGGGGCTGAGTCCTTTCTGTGGAATTGCCCTTTGACTGCCCTGGGGATGCCTAACTGTGCCCATGGAAACACAGCCTCTGTGATCTGCTCAG GAAAACAGACCCAGCTAGTGCCCATGTGCAATGACTCCGCGCCGGATCCCGCAGGCTCAGCGGCCTGGGAGGAGAGTGCAGCCAACTGCCCAG AGAGCAGTAAGCTCCGCCTGGTGGGCGGGGACGGCCGCTGTGCCGGGAGAGTGGAGGTCTTTCACCGGGGCTCCTGGGGCACCATCTGTGATGACGAATGGGGCCTGAGCGATGCCCACGTGGTGTGCAGACAGCTGGACTGTGGAGAGGCCGTCAGTGCCCTCGACTCTGCTCGCTTCGGGGCGGGATCGGGGCCCATCTGGTTGGACGAGTTGAACTGCACCGGAAAGGAGTCCCACGTGTGGAAGTGTCCTTCCCAGGGCTGGGGGCAGCACGACTGCAGACACAAGGAGGACGCGGGGGTTATCTGCTCAG AGTTCCTGGCCCTCAGGCTGGTGAGTGATAAGGACTGTGCTGGGTGGCTGGAGGTTTTCTACAACGGGACGTGGGGCAGTGTCTGCAGAAGCCCAATGGAGTCCACCACCCTGGCTGTGATCTGCAGACAGTTGGGCTGTGGGGAGTCGGGGGATCTCAATGTTTCTGTTAGCATCAGGACTGCTTCTCAGCCCCACTGGGTGGATGGAATCCGTTGTCGGAAAAGTGACACCACCCTCTGGCAGTGTGTTTCTGATGCCTGGGACAACAACTCTTGCTCTCTGAAAGAAGCAGCTTACATCGTTTGTTCAG ACGAGGAGAAGCTCAGACTAAGGGGAGGAGATTCCGCGTGCTCGGGGCGCGTGGAGGTTTGGCACAGCGGCACCTGGGGCACGGTGTGTGACGACGCGTGGAGCCTGACGGAAGCCCAGGTGGTGTGTCGGCAGCTGGGCTGTGGCCCCGCCCTGGAGGCCCTGAGAGAGGCTGCATTTGGCCCAGGCAACGGGAGCATCTGGCTGGATGATCTGCAGTGCGGAGGCTGGGAGGCCTCACTGTGGGCCTGTGATGCTGCGCCCTGGGGGTGGAGCGACTGCAAGCACGAAGAGGATGCTGGAGTGAGGTGCGCTG GTAAGAAGACCGGGTTCACCACCAACCCTAGAG AGCCCGGTTCAGACTCAGTTCCTGTCCCTGGCATTTTCTCCCTTCCTGGGATACTGTGCCTCATCCTGGGGGCCCTTCTCCTCCTGGTTCTAATCATCCTGGTGACTCAACTGCACAGATGGAGAGCAGAGCGCAGAG CCTTGTCCAATTATGAAGATGCTGTCAGTGAGACCTTGTATCAGGAGATTGATTATGTCATAAAACCACAGAAAGAGGACCCACTGGACAGCGCAG GAAACCTGTCTGGTGACTCGGTGACTAAGTTGTCATATTACACAGGCAACAATGAGGAGGATGAAAACCCCATATCTACCCCAG AGCCTCCAGCTCAGCGTGTCAGCACCACAGGAAATGGTTATGATGATGTTGAAGAGTTACCTGTTCCTGAAATTCCTCCTGCTTGTAGGATGAGTGGGAAGTATTCTTTCtcagaagagagagatggagCCAGGTATTCCCAGACAA ATGCCTCTCTGAGGTCTCCTAATGAAGCTGCCAATCCTAGGATGGAAGGTAGAGGTTTCTCATTGGTCCTGGGGCAAGGAGAAGATCCTGGATATGACGATGTTGAACTTAGCACCATATag